The Bos indicus isolate NIAB-ARS_2022 breed Sahiwal x Tharparkar chromosome X, NIAB-ARS_B.indTharparkar_mat_pri_1.0, whole genome shotgun sequence genome has a window encoding:
- the LOC139181206 gene encoding EKC/KEOPS complex subunit LAGE3-like, giving the protein MQASGGGAGGAEDRDDQQSSRIPACQSGSGSAEGEAVRRAPQGRGGPGRGRAVMEAAVARPQGEQAPAGVGSAGDVAPLAVRPRRGEVVLTLRVPFQSPLEADMARRSLLPDAQRHQGLIRKEFAVNGSDLLVRWTADDLAFIRLSMNPFLDQLSLVIRNIRSLGLPPRQSRS; this is encoded by the exons ATGCAGGCGTCGGGTGGTGGCGCCGGTGGTGCAGAGGACCGAGATGACCAGCAGAGCTCCAGAATACCTGCTTGCCAGAGTGGTTCAGGCAGCGCTGAAGGTGAGGCTGTTCGCCGAGCCCCACAAGGCCGGGGTGGGCCTGGCAGAGGAAGAGCGGTGATGGAAGCTGCTGTAGCTCGTCCCCAAGGTGAGCAGGCACCAGCTGGCGTAGGATCTGCTGGAGATGTAGCACCCTTGGCTGTAAGACCTAGACGTGGAGAGGTGGTGCT CACACTCAGAGTGCCCTTCCAGTCACCCCTGGAGGCAGACATGGCTCGCAGATCTCTGCTCCCAGATGCCCAACGCCACCAAGGATTGATTCGGAAGGAATTTGCAGTGAATGGCAGTGACCTGCTTGT TAGATGGACTGCTGACGACCTTGCTTTCATCCGACTTTCCATGAACCCGTTCCTCGATCAGCTTTCCCTGGTGATTCGGAACATTCGGAGCCTCGGGCTCCCACCTCGCCAAAGCCGAAGCTGA